In one Sporomusa sphaeroides DSM 2875 genomic region, the following are encoded:
- the spoIIP gene encoding stage II sporulation protein P: protein MVTRKERKQRNQSRHWSNFLRFYGIYRISNIAFIVVMMVISGGLFFGTYLNLTQSAIPVSGKAVYYGQYMPALWPKGKDVLISGIPGFSLTFQPQSIIKITPAPSDENFANKIVRVFAGVDFRDLRSLVSQEIPFILAFKKPVSPAVSATTLPNFPVFDTKTVAITDKPLVGIYHTHTAEAFIPNSGVTHRPGGQHGEIVEVGAALAKQLEKNGVKAIHSTTIHDYPSFMKAYGPSEITAQKMLAENPSIQMIFDIHRDADKRQNVTLMANDLPIAKITIVVATGQQDLPQPHWQQNHAFAKLIDAKLNAKFPGLCRGIQLVEWRYNQHLHPRALLIEVGSQESSKEEAMRSMEILGDILAEILAENR from the coding sequence ATGGTTACGAGGAAAGAGCGGAAACAAAGAAATCAAAGCAGGCATTGGTCTAATTTCTTGCGATTTTACGGCATCTATAGGATTTCCAATATAGCGTTTATTGTGGTGATGATGGTAATATCAGGAGGATTATTTTTTGGCACCTATCTCAATCTGACACAGAGTGCTATACCGGTAAGTGGCAAAGCAGTATATTACGGACAATACATGCCTGCTTTGTGGCCTAAAGGAAAGGACGTGCTTATTTCAGGCATTCCTGGTTTTTCCCTGACATTTCAGCCGCAAAGTATAATAAAAATAACGCCGGCACCCAGTGATGAAAATTTTGCCAACAAAATAGTGCGGGTATTTGCAGGTGTTGATTTTCGCGATTTGCGCTCGCTAGTTTCACAGGAAATCCCTTTTATATTGGCGTTTAAAAAGCCGGTATCGCCTGCTGTCAGTGCAACGACACTGCCGAACTTCCCGGTATTTGATACGAAAACTGTAGCAATTACGGACAAACCGCTTGTAGGAATATACCATACACATACGGCGGAAGCTTTTATTCCCAATTCCGGCGTGACGCACCGGCCAGGAGGCCAGCATGGTGAAATCGTGGAAGTAGGAGCGGCATTAGCCAAGCAGTTAGAGAAAAATGGGGTAAAAGCCATTCACAGTACCACGATTCACGACTACCCCAGCTTTATGAAAGCGTATGGACCTTCCGAAATTACTGCACAAAAAATGCTTGCCGAAAATCCGTCGATTCAAATGATTTTCGATATTCATCGCGACGCCGATAAGCGCCAAAATGTAACCCTTATGGCTAATGATTTGCCGATTGCCAAAATTACTATTGTTGTAGCTACCGGACAGCAGGATTTGCCCCAACCGCACTGGCAGCAGAATCACGCCTTTGCTAAGTTAATTGACGCTAAGCTGAATGCTAAATTTCCGGGGTTATGCCGCGGTATTCAATTGGTGGAGTGGCGGTATAACCAGCATCTTCATCCCAGAGCGCTGCTGATAGAAGTGGGATCACAGGAAAGCAGCAAAGAAGAGGCCATGCGTAGTATGGAAATACTGGGAGACATACTGGCAGAAATACTTGCTGAGAACCGTTAG